One region of Macadamia integrifolia cultivar HAES 741 chromosome 11, SCU_Mint_v3, whole genome shotgun sequence genomic DNA includes:
- the LOC122093309 gene encoding probable voltage-gated potassium channel subunit beta, with protein sequence MQYNNLGRSGLRVSQLSYGAWVSFGNQLDVKDVKSLLQCCRDCGVNFYDNAEVYANGRAEEIMGQAIRELGWKRSDVVVSTKIFWGGSGPNDKGLSRKHIIEGTKASLKRLDMDYVDLIYCHRPDILTPIEETVRAMNYVIDNGWAFYWGTSEWSAQQITEAWAVAERLDLIGPIVEQPEYNLLSRHKVESEYLPLYSSYGLGLTTWSPLASGVLTGKYNKGVIPPDSRFALENYKNLASRSLVDDVLKKVNGLNPIAEELDVPLSQLAIAWCAANPNVTSVITGATKEAQIKENMKAIECIPKLTPEVMEKIEAIVQSKPKRQDSYR encoded by the exons ATGCAGTACAACAATCTCGGGCGATCTGGTTTGAGGGTTAGCCAGCTCTCTTACGGAGCATGGGTGAGCTTCGGCAACCAACTCGATGTGAAGGATGTGAAATCGCTTCTCCAGTGCTGCCGTGACTGTGGTGTCAATTTCTACGACAACGCCGAAGTCTACGCCAATGGCCGTGCTGAGGAGATCATGGGACAAGCAATACGAGAGCTTGGATGGAAGCGATCCGACGTCGTTGTGTCTACCAAGATCTTCTGGGGAGGTTCGGGTCCTAATGACAAGGGTTTGTCTCGGAAGCACATCATTGAGGGTACAAAGGCTTCGTTGAAGCGGCTTGACATGGACTATGTGGATCTCATTTACTGTCACCGCCCTGATATTCTGACGCCCATTGAAGAGACGGTGAGGGCCATGAATTATGTGATCGATAATGGTTGGGCTTTCTACTGGGGAACTAGTGAGTGGTCGGCTCAGCAGATCACCGAGGCCTGGGCGGTTGCTGAAAGGTTGGATCTTATCGGCCCTATTGTCGAACAACCGGAGTACAATCTCCTGTCTCGTCACAAG GTTGAATCTGAGTACCTACCTCTTTACAGCAGCTATGGTCTGGGTCTCACCACATGGAGTCCTCTAGCTTCAGGAGTGCTCACTGGAAAATATAATAAAGGAGTAATACCACCTGATAGTCGgtttgcattagaaaattaCAAG aatCTTGCCAGCAGGTCACTGGTTGACGATGTGCTGAAAAAGGTTAATGGATTGAATCCCATTGCGGAGGAGCTGGATGTGCCCTTATCTCAGCTTGCAATTGCTTGGTGTGCAGCAAATCCTAATGTCACATCTGTTATTACTGGTGCTACAAAGGAGGCTCAA ATTAAAGAGAACATGAAAGCCATTGAATGCATTCCAAAGCTGACTCCAGAAGTGATGGAGAAGATTGAGGCGATTGTACAAAGCAAGCCAAAGCGCCAGGACTCATACAGGTGA
- the LOC122092973 gene encoding uncharacterized protein LOC122092973 translates to MNSIKEIKENAYLYLNENPSRMWSRHAFDVGARSDHITNNMTESFNHWIGDLRSKPILTLVDHLRVKIMGWLHRRYEKATMWEGKVTPKVMVKLNKVQQEARYCRCQLGGEGQFEVLDRFGNRFVVNLNHYRCDCRVWESIGIPCLHAATSISYIRGELVNYCDPFFNIEKYLDTYKEMIHPLPDLAVLKDDAPNERVLPPNLKRLPGRPHKIRKREAGEALPSDFRKR, encoded by the coding sequence atgaatagCATCAAGGAGATTAAGGAAAATGCATACTTGTATTTGAATGAAAACCCCTCGAGGATGTGGTCAAGGCATGCCTTTGATGTAGGAGCAAGGAGTGACCATATCACGAACAATATGACTGAGTCATTTAATCACTGGATTGGAGACTTAAGGAGCAAACCCATTCTCACATTGGTTGATCACCTAAGGGTGAAAATAATGGGTTGGCTACATAGAAGGTATGAGAAGGCAACCATGTGGGAGGGTAAAGTAACACCAAAGGTTATGGTGAAGTTAAACAAGGTTCAGCAAGAAGCAAGGTATTGCAGGTGTCAACTGGGAGGTGAAGGTCAATTTGAGGTCTTAGATAGATTTGGAAACAGATTTGTGGTTAATTTGAACCATTACAGATGTGATTGTAGAGTTTGGGAAAGCATTGGTATACCTTGTCTCCATGCTGCAACTTCTATATCATACATAAGGGGAGAGTTGGTCAACTATTGTGATCCATTTTTCAATATTGAAAAATACTTGGATACATACAAAGAGATGATCCATCCACTTCCAGATTTGGCAGTGTTGAAGGATGATGCTCCTAATGAGAGAGTACTACCACCAAATCTGAAGAGGTTACCAGGTAGACCTCACAAAATCAGGAAAAGAGAAGCAGGAGAAGCACTTCCTTCAGATTTCAGGAAGAGATGA
- the LOC122092863 gene encoding uncharacterized protein LOC122092863, producing MTSEAPVPSGRRIQQESSSVATGDEFATGKRAHNISVQTGEEFSLEFFQDLVAPRRVPIMHNTDQGNMEVGFNFNQNYQLRYEDLTGILGLRRIDSGCGSDGSDYGSGKGCAVGVENKVYFDKVSRYHMEASASGQRSGMSNDEMDFNRISQVPSAPPLPISESPHAHPPNASGALGCFQSGKMKFLCSFGGKILPRPSDGKLRYVGGETRIITIRKNLSWEELVKKTSAICNQPHTIKYQLPGEDLDALISVSSDEDLQNMIEEYNGLERVGGSQRLRIFLISSSESDSPCSFEARASQHSNSEYQYVVAVNGILDPSPQKMSGGQSLGGQLGHNLDGAPSFLRDSPTSLHPLETKDGIGSMNMMGMFPHPATQFYVVPQNPTKSPNQSPPLSPLPVQQRDSKGVRMQLHDDQLGHSSNESTSPFVTDQLPDNYCIDANGYFLLSPGPGPGPGPEPEPGPLMNYRHPNNLVDAEQTGRPCGVHFHNRRPSRDFAPPVFVRNASDLDGYYCEKPLLKERAFHSEIFFSHLEDPRGIFSGSNDLVGSHHGMPHVRSDSQLQEHGGRSIYCLQEGITPSRPLDFETMESSSWVKSTTIQETNEFTTTEFQTMLKVTDSTGSQGRVESPTSSPFLEFSGRNQRPHWGAHGTHDKYLMPAEDLNASNFMSQEYDKENPGLSNEILNLIKEKDACLHHDNQSNISNTPHFTAEDNRKKKPDVEHHPSSVFGVHGFPQELQVPGSNMAASSSISREPSMDIMVDQPQGYQSDKNTAKPLLKSPIILSDQLCTPSVPINGEPGNEVNLLPPSSVAWSRNSEVEGLENFHHKSTKQQSNENSFTDLLCDPSLLPPDSQREISDQERILTTSVNLAPFSIGECAGSSLNSHTDDPSLTWSSYQTAATDLALKREVTLLDEEPVNFLEEKVERIDHVVNSYGPSRTEDALFVHSECSNNLDHKIQLKSVVDVEDVTDSMPPDDQHIPLVSVVAVEDVTDNMPPDLQSSEVVPHVLDTSGDILSPRITEAESISPEYEDSKSDDRDMNESISDATIAEMEAGIYGLQLELSWRLGSKALEGSRRKATPTRQSSCLR from the exons ATGACTAGTGAGGCACCTGTCCCTTCAGGCAGGAGGATCCAGCAAGAATCATCTTCTGTTGCGACGGGCGACGAATTCGCTACAGGAAAACGTGCTCATAATATCTCAGTACAGACGGGTGAAGAATTTTCTTTAGAGTTTTTTCAAGATCTTGTTGCTCCGAGAAGAGTACCTATCATGCATAACACGGATCAAGGTAATATGGAAGTGGGGTTTAATTTTAATCAGAATTATCAGCTGAGATATGAAGATCTAACTGGTATACTTGGGCTGAGAAGAATTGATTCAGGATGTGGATCTGATGGCTCAGATTATGGTTCAGGAAAAGGGTGTGCTGTAGGGGTTGAAAACAAGGTCTATTTTGATAAAGTAAGTAGATACCACATGGAGGCCAGTGCGAGTGGGCAAAGATCAGGAATGTCTAATGATGAAATGGATTTTAACCGAATTTCTCAAGTGCCGAGTGCTCCACCACTTCCTATTTCTGAGTCTCCACATGCTCATCCCCCTAATGCATCAGGGGCTTTGGGTTGTTTTCAATCTGGAAAGATGAAGTTCCTCTGCAGCTTTGGTGGAAAGATTTTGCCTCGACCGAGTGATGGGAAGCTTCGATATGTAGGTGGAGAAACTCGGATCATTACAATCAGGAAGAATCTTTCTTGGGAGGAGCTTGTGAAGAAGACGTCAGCAATATGCAACCAACCTCATACAATCAAGTACCAGCTCCCAGGTGAGGACCTTGATGCCCTTATATCCGTGTCATcagatgaagatcttcagaaTATGATAGAGGAATACAATGGGCTTGAAAGAGTTGGGGGTTCTCAACGGCTTCGCATATTTCTTATCTCTTCAAGTGAATCTGATAGTCCATGTTCTTTTGAAGCAAGGGCCTCGCAGCACAGTAATTCTGAGTACCAGTATGTTGTTGCTGTGAATGGCATATTGGATCCCAGTCCCCAAAAAATGTCTGGTGGCCAGAGCTTAGGAGGCCAATTGGGACATAATTTGGATGGTGCCCCAAGCTTTCTCAGAGATTCCCCTACTTCTCTGCATCCTTTGGAGACCAAGGATGGAATTGGTTCCATGAATATGATGGGGATGTTTCCACATCCTGCTACTCAGTTTTATGTTGTCCCCCAGAACCCAACAAAGTCCCCCAATCAGTCGCCTCCTTTGTCACCATTGCCAGTTCAGCAAAGAGATTCCAAGGGTGTTCGGATGCAATTGCATGATGATCAGTTGGGTCATAGTAGTAACGAAAGCACCAGTCCCTTTGTCACAGACCAACTACCTGATAATTACTGCATTGATGCCAATGGTTACTTTCTTCTATCCCCTGGACCTGGACCTGGACCTGGACCTGAACCTGAACCTGGACCATTAATGAATTACCGTCATCCTAACAATTTGGTGGATGCAGAGCAAACAGGCAGACCTTGTGGAGTGCATTTCCACAACCGCAGACCCAGCAGAGATTTCGCTCCGCCAGTATTTGTTCGAAATGCCAGTGACTTGGATGGGTACTACTGTGAGAAGCCCTTGCTCAAGGAAAGGGCATTCCActctgaaatttttttctctcatctaGAAGATCCAAGGGGAATATTTTCAGGATCTAATGATTTGGTTGGTTCTCATCATGGGATGCCACATGTTCGATCTGATTCACAACTCCAGGAGCATGGAGGGAGGTCTATTTACTGTTTGCAGGAAGGAATAACTCCATCTCGCCCACTCGACTTTGAAACCATGGAATCTTCTTCATGGGTGAAGTCGACTACCATCCAAGAGACCAATGAATTTACCACTACCGAGTTTCAAACGATGTTAAAGGTCACGGACTCTACCGGTTCCCAAGGGAGAGTGGAATCTCcaacttcttccccttttttggaGTTCTCCGGCAGGAATCAAAGACCTCACTGGGGTGCCCATGGTACtcatgacaaatacctaatgccTGCAGAAGATTTGAATGCCTCCAATTTCATGTCACAGGAATATGACAAGGAAAATCCTGGATTGAGTAATGAAATATTGAACTTGATAAAAGAGAAAGATGCTTGTCTGCATCATGACAACCAAAGCAACATCAGTAATACACCACATTTTACTGCTGAGgacaataggaaaaaaaagccCGATGTTGAACACCATCCAAGTTCTGTGTTTGGTGTTCATGGTTTCCCACAAGAGTTACAAGTCCCTGGAAGCAACATGGCTGCATCATCAAGTATTTCTCGGGAACCTTCTATGGATATTATGGTCGACCAACCCCAAGGCTACCAGTCGGACAAAAATACAGCTAAGCCACTTTTGAAGAGCCCAATAATTCTCAGTGATCAGCTGTGTACCCCTAGCGTTCCAATAAATGGTGAACCTGGAAATGAGGTGAATCTCTTACCACCATCTTCTGTTGCATGGTCCAGGAATTCTGAAGTTGAAGGCTTAGAAAATTTTCACCATAAAAGTACGAAACAACAGTCTAATGAGAATTCTTTCACTGATCTACTTTGTGATCCGTCCCTTCTACCTCCTGATTCTCAAAGGGAAATAAGTGACCAAGAACGtatattgacaacctcggtAAATTTAGCTCCATTTTCCATTGGAGAATGTGCTGGTTCGAGCTTAAACTCGCATACAGATGATCCTAGTCTCACTTGGTCTTCTTATCAGACTGCTGCTACAGATCTTGCTTTGAAGAGAGAAGTTACTCTCCTTGATGAGGAACCTGTGAATTTTCTTGAGGAGAAGGTTGAAAGGATAGACCATGTGGTTAACTCATATGGACCGTCGAGAACTGAAGATGCTCTCTTTGTCCACTCAGAATGCTCAAATAATCTTGATCATAAAATTCAGCTGAAATCAGTTGTTGATGTTGAAGATGTGACTGATAGTATGCCTCCAGATGATCAGCACATTCCTCTGGTATCAGTTGTTGCTGTTGAAGATGTGACTGATAATATGCCTCCTGACCTTCAGTCCTCAGAAGTAGTCCCTCATGTACTGGATACTAGTGGGGATATCTTATCACCTAGGATAACTGAAGCTGAAAGCATCAGTCCAGAATATGAG GATTCTAAATCTGATGACAGAGACATGAATGAATCAATCAGTGATGCTACAATAGCTGAAATGGAAGCTGGCATCTATGGTCTGCAG CTAgagttgtcatggcgtctaggatccaaggcgttggaggggtcTAGACGCAAagcaacaccaacaaggcaaTCAAGTTGTCTGAGGTGA